One Synechococcus sp. JA-2-3B'a(2-13) genomic window carries:
- a CDS encoding ABC transporter substrate-binding protein — MSPMNKLTRRAFAAAAALTAAALATTLLPSTAQQATQGPVKIGALMSLTGDLQAFGENCLKGIKLAIDQINAAGGILGSPAQVVEADDQTSAQPAIDAAQRLVTVEKVAGIIGALGSGITIPVATTVSVPNRIPQISPASTAPTITTLEDNDFLFRTVPSDAYQGVALAQITREEKLERLAIIYINNDYGQGLADSFKTAFEKRGGTITKSVPYEPGKASYRSELTQLKEGDPQALVLIGYPENGVVILRQALEEGLFDRFVFTDGMRSPDVAAQVGAEKLEGSIGVSPQALTDSKAYQIFAEAYKAAYGELPPTPYIDTAYDAAFVLALAIQKAGSTDGTAVRDALREVANPPGTEILPGEWAKAVELIGKGEDIFYTGASGSINFDENGEVAGTFAHWTFQGGKVVDLKVFEPES; from the coding sequence ATGTCTCCCATGAACAAACTCACCCGACGGGCCTTTGCGGCGGCGGCTGCCCTGACGGCTGCTGCTCTTGCCACCACTCTGCTGCCCAGCACGGCTCAGCAGGCAACTCAAGGGCCGGTCAAAATCGGGGCTTTAATGTCTCTCACCGGGGATCTGCAGGCCTTCGGGGAAAACTGCCTCAAGGGGATCAAGCTGGCGATTGACCAAATCAACGCGGCTGGCGGCATTTTGGGATCCCCTGCCCAAGTGGTCGAAGCGGATGACCAGACGTCGGCTCAGCCAGCTATCGACGCAGCTCAACGGTTGGTCACCGTGGAGAAGGTGGCCGGCATCATCGGCGCCTTGGGCAGTGGCATCACCATTCCGGTGGCCACGACGGTTTCTGTTCCCAATCGGATCCCGCAAATTTCCCCCGCTTCCACCGCCCCCACCATCACCACCCTGGAGGACAACGATTTTCTGTTTCGCACAGTTCCTTCCGACGCCTACCAAGGGGTGGCCTTGGCCCAGATCACCCGTGAAGAGAAGCTGGAGCGCCTGGCGATTATTTACATTAACAACGACTACGGCCAGGGCCTGGCCGACAGCTTTAAGACGGCTTTTGAAAAGCGGGGCGGCACCATCACCAAGTCGGTTCCCTACGAGCCCGGCAAGGCTTCCTACCGCAGTGAGCTGACCCAACTGAAGGAAGGGGATCCCCAGGCGTTGGTGCTGATTGGCTACCCCGAAAACGGTGTGGTCATTTTGCGGCAAGCTTTGGAAGAAGGACTGTTTGACCGCTTTGTCTTCACCGATGGCATGCGCTCTCCCGACGTGGCAGCCCAGGTGGGAGCCGAAAAGCTAGAGGGATCCATCGGCGTTTCGCCTCAGGCCCTCACCGATAGCAAGGCTTACCAAATCTTTGCCGAAGCCTACAAAGCCGCCTACGGGGAGCTGCCCCCCACCCCCTACATCGACACCGCCTACGATGCCGCTTTTGTCCTGGCTCTGGCCATTCAGAAAGCCGGCAGCACCGATGGCACTGCTGTTCGGGATGCTTTGCGGGAAGTGGCCAATCCCCCCGGCACCGAGATCCTGCCCGGAGAGTGGGCCAAGGCGGTGGAGCTGATCGGCAAAGGGGAAGACATCTTCTACACCGGCGCCTCTGGATCCATCAACTTCGATGAGAATGGGGAAGTTGCCGGAACCTTTGCCCACTGGACTTTCCAAGGGGGGAAGGTGGTGGATCTGAAGGTGTTTGAGCCGGAGAGCTAA
- a CDS encoding ABC transporter ATP-binding protein — MIVIDDISKRFGGISAVDHCSFRIETGRITGLIGPNGAGKTTLFNIIAGFIRPSSGRIWLDGEDITGLPPHHLFRRGLVRTFQIPREFGRMTVLENLMVVPPNQIGENLFATWFGWRQVQRQERNLQARAEEVLERLNLIHLRDQLAVTLSGGQKKLLELGRTLMTDARVILLDEPGAGVNRTLLADLMRFIEYLNRERGCTFCIIEHDLDLVTRLCDHVVVMAAGKVLTQGSMEEIKQNPAVREAYLGSVALADSLNPPQPSPLPSEGSLS, encoded by the coding sequence GTGATTGTTATCGACGACATCTCCAAGCGGTTTGGCGGCATTAGCGCGGTGGATCACTGTTCCTTCCGCATCGAAACCGGTCGGATTACGGGCTTGATCGGCCCGAATGGGGCAGGGAAGACCACGCTCTTTAACATCATTGCCGGGTTTATTCGGCCCAGCAGCGGGCGCATCTGGCTGGATGGGGAAGACATCACCGGCTTGCCCCCCCATCATCTGTTCCGTCGAGGGCTGGTGCGCACCTTTCAGATCCCGCGGGAGTTTGGCCGCATGACCGTCTTGGAGAACTTAATGGTGGTTCCCCCCAACCAGATAGGGGAAAACCTATTCGCCACTTGGTTCGGTTGGCGGCAGGTGCAACGACAAGAACGCAACCTGCAAGCTCGGGCGGAAGAGGTTCTGGAACGGCTGAACCTGATCCATCTGCGGGATCAACTGGCCGTCACCCTTTCCGGCGGGCAAAAAAAACTCCTGGAACTGGGACGTACCTTGATGACCGATGCACGGGTGATCCTGCTGGATGAGCCGGGGGCTGGCGTCAACCGCACCCTGCTGGCGGATTTGATGCGCTTTATCGAGTATCTCAACCGCGAGCGCGGCTGCACCTTTTGCATCATCGAGCATGACCTGGATCTGGTGACCCGTCTCTGCGACCATGTGGTGGTCATGGCTGCCGGCAAGGTTCTCACCCAGGGATCCATGGAGGAGATCAAACAAAACCCAGCCGTGCGGGAGGCCTATTTGGGATCTGTGGCACTGGCCGACTCCCTAAACCCACCCCAACCCTCCCCTCTGCCTTCGGAGGGATCCCTCTCATGA
- a CDS encoding ABC transporter ATP-binding protein — protein sequence MTPLLDIQDLYSGYRGVDILKGIHLKVNPGQIVVIIGPNGAGKSTVLKSLFGLATIRSGRVLFQGSDITHLPAEQLVQRGIGFVPQTNNVFPSLTVQENLEMGAFIRRDNPAAQLERVYELFPPLKEKRRQAAGSLSGGQRQMLAIGRALMVEPQLLLLDEPTAGLSPLYIEQTFALLQEINRLGISILMVEQNAKQALKMADWGYVLSTGENRFEDTGPNLLNNPEVLELFLGG from the coding sequence ATGACCCCTTTGCTGGACATCCAGGATCTCTACAGCGGCTACCGGGGGGTGGACATCCTCAAAGGGATCCACCTGAAGGTGAACCCCGGGCAAATTGTGGTGATCATCGGCCCCAATGGAGCCGGCAAATCGACGGTGCTGAAATCCTTATTTGGCTTGGCCACCATCCGCTCAGGCCGAGTGCTGTTTCAGGGATCCGACATCACCCACTTGCCTGCCGAGCAACTGGTGCAGCGGGGAATCGGCTTTGTGCCCCAGACCAACAATGTCTTTCCTTCCCTCACCGTGCAAGAGAACCTGGAGATGGGGGCCTTCATCCGACGCGACAACCCTGCCGCCCAACTGGAGCGGGTTTATGAGCTGTTTCCACCCCTGAAAGAGAAACGACGCCAAGCGGCGGGATCCCTATCGGGTGGACAACGGCAGATGCTGGCCATAGGGCGAGCGTTGATGGTGGAGCCGCAGTTGTTGTTGCTGGATGAGCCGACCGCCGGCCTGTCACCGCTGTACATAGAACAGACCTTCGCCCTCCTGCAAGAGATCAACCGTCTTGGCATCAGCATCCTCATGGTGGAGCAAAATGCCAAGCAGGCCCTGAAGATGGCGGACTGGGGCTATGTCTTGTCCACGGGAGAAAACCGCTTTGAGGATACTGGCCCCAACTTGTTGAACAATCCTGAGGTGCTGGAGCTGTTCTTGGGCGGGTGA
- the recN gene encoding DNA repair protein RecN, which produces MLRLLRIENFALIEQLEIPFRAGLNVLTGETGAGKSIILDALDAALGGTARALRTGSERGLVEAIFSPNPELQAWLEQEHIDPLEEGLVCSRELVLRNGKLTSRLRVNGVLVNKAQMLNLRAKLVEITAQGQTVQIQSPQTQRRWLDDFGGEELLRTRAEVAALYQTWNQLKTEVESRRQNQQLRLQRLDLLEFQAQELAALRLEDPDEMAKLERERERLAHRVELQQQSYAAHQLLYQNDSGSPAIADLLGQVERLLQTMTQRDPDLAPLAEMVSSALIQVEEVGRELVRYGETLEADPGRLNKIERRLAQLRQACRKYGPTLAEVMAHAERVQTELAQLRGDNTDLEELQVRLDKAAQDLERHCQVLSQLRQQAACQLEKALIEELRPLGMSAVQFQVQIQPGPPTAEGVDQVSFWISPNPGEPLQPLASIASGGEMSRFLLALKAVFSRIDPVATMVFDEIDTGVSGKVAQAIATKLHSIARDHQILCVTHQPLIAALADHHLRVHKVVHQKRTSVRVELLGERERREELAQLTAGHSAQEAMTFVEALLNQAAQLRKQQLASPA; this is translated from the coding sequence ATGTTGCGCCTGCTGCGGATCGAGAACTTTGCCCTGATCGAGCAATTGGAGATCCCTTTTCGAGCGGGGCTGAACGTGCTCACCGGAGAAACCGGGGCCGGCAAATCCATCATCCTCGATGCGCTGGATGCAGCTCTAGGAGGTACAGCTCGGGCTCTGCGAACTGGCAGCGAACGAGGTCTGGTGGAAGCGATCTTCAGTCCTAATCCTGAACTGCAAGCCTGGCTAGAACAAGAGCACATCGACCCCCTAGAGGAGGGCCTGGTTTGTAGTCGCGAGCTGGTGTTGCGCAACGGCAAGCTCACCAGCCGCCTGCGGGTGAATGGGGTGCTGGTGAACAAAGCCCAGATGCTCAACCTGCGGGCCAAATTGGTAGAGATCACTGCCCAGGGGCAAACCGTTCAAATCCAATCTCCCCAAACCCAGCGCCGTTGGCTGGACGACTTTGGCGGCGAAGAGTTGTTGCGAACACGGGCGGAGGTGGCTGCCCTTTACCAAACCTGGAACCAACTGAAAACAGAGGTGGAATCCCGCCGGCAAAACCAACAACTGCGCCTGCAACGGCTAGACCTACTGGAGTTTCAAGCGCAAGAGCTGGCCGCCCTGCGCCTGGAGGATCCCGACGAAATGGCCAAGCTGGAGCGGGAACGAGAGCGCCTGGCTCACCGGGTGGAACTGCAACAGCAAAGCTACGCAGCTCACCAACTGCTCTACCAAAACGATAGTGGCTCACCGGCCATCGCCGACCTGTTGGGCCAGGTAGAGCGGCTGCTCCAGACCATGACCCAGCGGGATCCCGACCTAGCCCCTCTGGCGGAAATGGTCAGCAGCGCTCTCATTCAGGTGGAGGAGGTGGGGCGGGAGCTGGTTCGCTACGGCGAGACGCTGGAGGCGGATCCCGGTCGGTTGAACAAAATTGAACGGCGCTTGGCGCAACTCAGACAAGCCTGCCGCAAATACGGCCCGACCTTGGCCGAGGTGATGGCCCATGCGGAGCGGGTGCAGACGGAGTTGGCCCAACTGCGAGGAGACAACACCGACCTAGAGGAATTGCAGGTGCGGCTGGACAAAGCTGCCCAAGACCTGGAGCGCCATTGCCAGGTGCTCTCTCAACTGCGGCAACAAGCGGCCTGTCAACTGGAAAAGGCCCTCATAGAAGAGCTCAGGCCGCTGGGGATGAGCGCAGTGCAATTCCAGGTGCAGATCCAACCCGGCCCCCCGACGGCAGAGGGGGTGGATCAGGTGAGTTTTTGGATTAGCCCCAACCCGGGTGAGCCTCTTCAGCCCTTGGCCAGCATCGCCTCCGGCGGCGAGATGAGCCGTTTTCTGCTGGCCTTGAAAGCCGTATTCAGCCGCATTGATCCGGTGGCCACCATGGTTTTCGACGAGATCGATACCGGCGTGTCCGGCAAAGTGGCGCAAGCCATCGCCACCAAGCTGCACAGCATTGCCCGAGATCACCAGATCCTCTGCGTCACCCACCAACCCCTGATCGCTGCCCTGGCGGATCACCACCTGCGGGTTCACAAGGTGGTGCACCAAAAGCGAACTTCTGTGCGGGTGGAGCTTTTGGGAGAACGGGAACGCCGCGAAGAACTGGCCCAACTCACTGCCGGTCACTCTGCCCAAGAAGCGATGACGTTTGTGGAGGCTCTTCTCAACCAAGCAGCTCAACTGCGCAAGCAGCAACTGGCCAGTCCCGCTTGA
- a CDS encoding M14 family metallopeptidase — protein sequence MLTVLDHLPDQLLDLEAHQLYDRLGGPTLIHLPGRRDPALFVSVLLHGNETTGWQAVRQLLRRYAQRELPRSLSLFIGNVQAARHRQRRLDGQPDYNRIWGPGSTPEHAMAQAVLQQMQQRGVFASVDIHNNTGTNPHYACVNHLDAPTLHLATLFGRTVLYFTRPEGVQSMAFGRFCPAVTLECGKPDQPHGTQHAYEFLEACLHLSAIPQRPVFRQDIDLFHSVAIVKIPDQVSFSFGEEDGNQEGSPSHIRFPPDLDLLNFRELPPHTPIGWTNNGFHLEVQDEQGQNVADRFFYACNGEIRTSVPIMPGMLTLNSRIIRQDCLCYLMERYPLVG from the coding sequence ATGCTCACCGTTCTCGATCATCTACCGGATCAACTGCTGGATCTAGAGGCCCATCAGCTTTACGACCGATTGGGTGGGCCAACCCTCATCCATCTGCCGGGACGACGGGATCCCGCCCTGTTTGTGTCCGTCCTGCTGCACGGCAACGAAACCACCGGCTGGCAGGCGGTGCGACAGCTTCTCCGCCGCTACGCCCAGCGGGAATTGCCCCGTTCTCTTTCCCTTTTCATTGGCAACGTGCAGGCTGCCCGCCACCGGCAACGGCGGCTGGATGGCCAACCGGACTACAACCGCATTTGGGGCCCCGGCTCCACCCCCGAGCACGCTATGGCCCAGGCCGTCCTGCAGCAAATGCAGCAGCGGGGCGTTTTTGCCAGCGTCGATATCCACAACAACACGGGCACCAACCCCCACTACGCCTGTGTCAATCACCTGGATGCCCCTACCCTGCACCTGGCCACCTTGTTTGGGCGCACCGTCCTCTATTTCACCAGGCCAGAAGGGGTACAGAGCATGGCCTTCGGGCGCTTCTGCCCGGCGGTGACCCTGGAATGCGGCAAGCCGGATCAACCCCACGGCACCCAGCATGCCTACGAATTTCTGGAAGCCTGCCTGCACCTGTCGGCGATCCCGCAGCGCCCTGTCTTCCGCCAAGATATCGACCTGTTCCACAGCGTCGCCATTGTCAAAATCCCGGATCAGGTGAGCTTCAGCTTTGGGGAAGAGGATGGCAACCAAGAGGGATCCCCCTCCCACATCCGCTTCCCGCCGGATTTGGATCTCCTCAATTTTCGGGAGCTTCCCCCCCACACCCCCATTGGCTGGACGAACAACGGCTTCCACCTGGAGGTGCAAGACGAGCAGGGCCAAAATGTGGCGGATCGCTTTTTCTATGCCTGCAACGGAGAAATTCGCACCAGCGTGCCCATCATGCCGGGCATGCTCACCCTCAACAGCCGCATCATCCGCCAAGACTGCCTCTGCTACCTGATGGAGCGCTACCCCCTGGTGGGCTGA